CCGCGAGGCGCTGGTTCCGGCTTAAATCGCCTCAGTTTTCTCACCGACAGGCCGCAGGCTAAGAGCGTCGGGAACGCATCTCAGCCCGCTCTACATAATCACGGGTATTTTGACTAAGGGTTAGCCTCCCTGGGGAGGAGCGATGGCTGCCCGCCAAGCTGTTCCTGCCCGGCCGCAGTTAAATCCTGTCCGGTCGCACGACCAATAAAATCCACCTCAAAATCATCCGCGGCGAAATCCGGCGGCGTTTTGCCGTCGACAAATGCTTCCCACTGGCGGGGCAAGTACTCAGCGTTCTTCTCGCACCACGGGGCGGCGGCGATGTACATCACGTTGCTGTCGAACTCGCCGAGGTGTTCGTTCTCGACGGCATGAATCACATCGCAGTGCCAGAAAACGGTATCACCCGGCTCCATATCGGGAATTGAGGAAATCCCAGTCAGTAAAAGGGGATGCCACTCTTTGTTAATGGATAATGCTCTGCCGGGCTTCGCTTCGCACAGCGACTCTTCTGGTACATCGTCCTGCAGCGCACGCAGCAGGATCCAGGCCATTGCGTTAGCCACCGGCAGCAAGTTTAACGTGCCGCCGTGTTTGCGCTGGGGCGTAAGCGCCGTCCAGCCCTGGAAGGTGCGGAACATCGAACAGACGGCAGGAGACGGGAACTCACGCACCTCCGTTCGACCTTCAGCGGCAAACGGATCGTAATCTTTCCAGTTGCCGGAAAAGACGTGACGGTAGACGTGGCGGAAGTTTTCATCCAGCCAGCGCTCAACCGAGCCGCCGTCAACGTGCGGGGAGAGCCCCAGCGAGCCTGAGCGCGGTGGGCGACGGCGCGTGCGGTCCGCGTAGGAAACAACGCGGTCTGGGTCGAAGTGTTGCCTGCCGTGACTCTCCGTTTGCCACAGATTATTGAGGAACACTTGCACTGCTTTCATGCGCTCATGCTGGCGGGCTTCAGTCTGCGGTTTAGACCAGTAAATCCCGTAAATTTGCGGCTTACTGTCGGCCAGCGTGCCGAAATAGTTGTCTTCTGCCGCATTTTTCAGGCGTTCAACAAAGTGGTTACGTTCCAGATAATTGCCGATCTCTTCATTCCAGTTACGGGCTTGTTCCTGGGGGAAAACGCCCCGGATCGTGCAGCAGCCGCGCTGGCGGATCAGCGCTTTTTGCTGCTCACTGACCTGGCCCAGCAGAATGTCGTCGGCCTCAAGCTGCGGAACAGGGTTTTCGCCGCGCGCCATTTCTTCGCGGATCTCCCCGATCTGCTGGCGAATATTGGCCTCGAGTTCGGCAAAGACCGACCGATAGTTGGGCAGATCGCGGCGCAGCTTTTGTTTTATCTCGCGGATAGCTTTTGGCAGATCGTTAATTTCCAGGTGCATAGGTGACTCCATCTTTCAGAGAGTAGGTTACTGAGTTGTTGCTACTTGGTTAATATATGCCCGACATTAAAAATGAAATAGAGATGTCTTTCGTTCGAAACTTCCTGTTTTATGCCATGGAAAAATTATTTTCATTTCCCCCTCGACAGGCGATTTTTATTCAGGCTATTTTCAAAACAGGCCACATCGCGTGGCAGCGTCGCTCGGACGGTCCGGGCGCTCACGTTACTCTGAGGAATTTATGGCTGACTCCAGTCCAAAACGTCGTTTTTCGCGTATCGATCGCTTACCCCCTTACGTTTTTAACATCACTGCCGAACTGAAAATGGCTGCGCGACGCCGCGGCGAAGATATTATTGATTTCAGCATGGGCAACCCGGACGGGGCGACGCCGCCGCACATTGTCGAAAAACTTTGCACCGTGGCCCAGCGTGAAGACACGCACGGGTATTCCACTTCGCGAGGCATTCCTCGTCTGCGCCGCGCCATTTCTCGCTGGTACAAAGATCGCTACGACGTAGATATCGATCCGGAAAGTGAAGCTATTGTCACTATTGGCTCGAAGGAAGGGCTGGCGCACCTGATGCTGGCGACGCTGGATCATGGTGATACCGTGCTGGTGCCGAACCCAAGCTACCCGATTCATATTTATGGGGCGGTGATAGCCGGGGCGCAGGTTCGTTCGGTGCCGCTGGTGGAAGGCGTAGACTTCTTTGCCGAGCTGGAGCGAGCCATTCGCGAAAGTTACCCGAAACCTAAGATGATGATCCTCGGCTTCCCGTCTAACCCAACCGCCCAGTGCGTAGAGCTGGAGTTTTTCGAAAAGGTTGTTGCGCTGGCGAAGCAGTACGACGTGCTGGTAATTCATGACCTCGCCTACGCCGATATTGTGTATGACGGCTGGAAAGCCCCTTCCATTATGGAAGTCCCCGGCGCGCGTGATGTGGCCGTTGAGTTCTTCACGCTGTCAAAAAGTTACAACATGGCGGGCTGGCGTATTGGCTTCATGGTCGGCAACCAGGAGTTGGTGAGCGCGCTGGCACGTATCAAGAGCTACCACGACTATGGCACCTTCACGCCGCTACAGGTGGCGGCGATTGCAGCCCTTGAAGGGGACCAGCAGTGCGTGCGCGATATTGCAGAACAGTACAAACGCCGTCGTGACGTGCTGGTAAAAGGGCTGCATGAAGCTGGCTGGATGGTGGAGTGCCCGAAAGCTTCCATGTACGTCTGGGCAAAAATTCCCGAACAGTACGCGGCGATGGGATCGCTGGAGTTCGCCAAGAAGCTGCTACAGGAAGCGAAAGTCTGCGTTTCGCCGGGGATTGGCTTCGGTGACTACGGTGATACTCACGTTCGCTTCGCGCTGATTGAAAACCGGGATCGTATCCGCCAGGCCGTGCGCGGTATCAAGGGGATGTTCCGGGCTGACGGGCTGTTGCCGCCGTTGCCGAAGAACGCTGCGGAAAGCACCGAATAATGAAACGAAAACAGGAGCCTTTTGGCTCCTGTTCTTTTTGCGCTGCTGTTTGCGACCGCTTATTCAACCATCAGGAAGAAGGTGCCGGCCCACAACACAACAATCACAGAAATACCCATCAGAAAATATTTCACTTCACATCGCTCCGCGCTGACGCGCATCTTAACAGGTACATAATAAGCTGAAGCCGCAAACTGCTTTTATGGTGCAGCTCCATCTGGTATTCGGAGGTAAAACCTTACCCGGACGGCGCTAATGTACTCTCAAATTCAAAATGAAAACAAGTGTCTCAAAATTGTGACAGTTGTCTATTTTTTGAACTTTTGCTGTGTGTGGGTGATACCTTATTTATTTCATTAAAAACATGAGGATATATCTTGTTTTTGGCGATATTTTCCGTCTAAAAATAAGTGTATTTACGCATCATAAAATTTATGAATTTTTATCGTCAGACAGGAGGAAAAATGATCGTTTCAAAAGAAAATGCGGAACACTATCTTTGGGGAGGAGATTGCGATGGGTGGCACTTGCTAAAAGATTCTGCTTTGAGCGTGATTCATGAACGTATGCCGGCGGGGCGGGCGGAACAAAGACACTACCATTCCGTGGCACAGCAGTTCTTTTTTGTGTTATCCGGGGCATTGACGATGGAGCTGGAAGGAGAGCGTTACGTGGTTCCTGCGGGGAAGGGGATCCCGATTCCGTCGCAGGCGAAACATCAGGCCCGTAATGATTCCGATAAAGAGATCGAGTTTCTTGTTATTTCCCAGCCAACAACCCGGGGTGACAGGGTTAACCTGACGATGACCGAGTAACGGTGCTCTTTTCAGAGTTTTGATGCAGTTTAGGCGGCGGTTTAGCAGGTATCTTTACGGTTTCAGCAAACCGCCCGGGTGAAATGATCCCCTTTAATGAAAACGACCATGACAACGACCGAAACCGCTTCATCAGGCTCGCCGCACACGACCTCCGTTCGTCTGCTGTTCGCTGCTCTTATGCTGGTCATGCTGCTGGCCGCGCTGGACCAAACCATCGTCTCCACCGCGTTACCGACTATCGTAGGTGAATTGGGCGGGCTGGACAGACTCTCCTGGGTTGTCACGGCGTATCTGCTGGCCTCAACGATAGTGGTGCCGCTTTACGGTAAATTCGGCGATCTTCTCGGGCGCAAAATCGTGCTGCAAACGGCTATCGTTATCTTTCTGCTCGGCTCCGCTCTGTGCGGCCTCGCGCAAAACATGACGCAGCTTATTTTAATGCGTGCGCTGCAGGGGCTCGGTGGCGGTGGACTGCTGGTGGTCACCATGGCGGCGGTGGGGGACGCGATCCCGCCCGCCGATCGCGGCAAATACCAGGGACTATTTGGCGGAGTCTTCGGCCTGGCGACGGTGATTGGCCCGCTGATGGGCGGTTTTCTGGTTGAGCATTTTTCCTGGCGCTGGATTTTCTATATCAACCTGCCGCTGGGGATTTTTGCTCTGCTTGTTATTGGCGCGGTGCTGAAATCCCAGACCTCGCGGATTCGTCACCAAATAGATTTTCTTGGCGCGGGCTACCTGACTATTTCACTGACCTGCCTGATTTTATTCACCAGCGAAGGCGGCACGGTAATGGCGTGGTCTGACCCGCAGCTGTGGTGCATTTTTGCGTTCTTTGTCGTGACGCTCATTGGCTTTATCTATGAAGAGCGACTGGCGATTGAACCGATGATCCCGCTGTTCCTGTTCCGTAACCGCACCTTTTTATTGAGCTGTCTGATTGGGTTTATCATCGGCATGTCGCTGTTTGGCTCGATGACATTTTTGCCTCTCTATTTGCAGGTCGTAAAGTTCTCTACGCCGTCCCAGGCGGGGATGCAAATGTTACCGCTAATGGGGGGACTTATCCTGACCTCCATCATTAGCGGGCGCATCATCAGTAAAATAGGCCGCTACCGTATTTTTCCCATCATAGGGACGCTGTTAAGTTTTATCGCGATGGCGCTGCTTGGAACGTTAAAGCTGGATACGCCGCTGCCCACGCTTTATCTGTACGTTGGCCTTTTGGGACTTGGGCTCGGTATGGTGATGCAGGTGTTGGTGCTGGCCGTGCAGAACAGCGTGGAAATAAAGCTTATCGGCGTGGCGACCTCAAGCGCGACGCTATTTCGCTCAATTGGTGGCTCAATCGGGGTGGCCGCGTTCGGCGCGGTATTCACCTCCGTTCTGCGCGGCAACCTTGAGACGCTGATCCCGGAAGGGACGCAACTGCCTCGCCAGCTTGGCGCGCAGGCGGTACACGAGCTGCCTGCGGCCATCCGGATCGATTATCTGCAGGCCTTTGGCTCGGCGATTCATTCCGTGTTTATTATTTCGGCGGGCGTTGTGGGGCTGGGTTTTATTCTGGCGCTGTTTATGAAAAATGAGCCGCTAAGAAAATAGCGGTATCAGTGGGTTTGCTGATGCCGTGACCACGCCGCCAGCACCGTGCGCTCCGAAAGTTCCAGATACTCGGCGAGCGTTGCGGCGGCCTGGGCATTATTGCCGTCGTTGAGCAGGGCAAGTATGTGCGCATTTTTTTCGATGTATGGGGCATAGAGCATTTCAGGATCGTTCAGATGGCCGAACGCCAGCCTTAGCTCCGCGGAGATATTGCGGTAGAGGCGAATCAGGCGGTCGCTGTCAGCAAGTTCAACAATCGCGGTATGAAACTTCATGTTGGCCGTTCCCACGCTGCGCCAGTCGCTGGTCTGGCGGTGTTCTCGCGCTTCTTCCACGGCCGCCTCCATTTTTGTGACGGCGGGATGCAGCGGATAAGCGTGGGCTAGCGCATCACATTCAATCAATCGGCGGATACGGTAGATATCGAGGATGTCTGCCATATCCGGGACCGCAACATACACGCCCCGGTTGGGCTCATAGCGCAGTAATCCTTCCTGAGTCAGCATACGAAACACCTCCCGCAGCGTGTTGCGTGAAATATCGAGCTGCTCGCTGAGCGCGGCCTCCGACAGACGCGTACCCGGTACAAGTTCCCCAACGATTATTTTATGGCGAATAGTTTCGGCGATTTTCTCGCTCAGCATCTGAGCGGGCTGCTCTTTGTTCATGGTTTTCCGCGAGTGATCGGGTAAGCGGCAATCTTTACATATTCCCCTGGGGGCAGCAAGACGTTGACGTAGCGGGATTATTTCAAAACAAGCGGCGGGTTATGCACTTTTTTGGTGATTCATTGCGTTTTTATGCACTTATTTGGTGCGCGAGGTTCTTAAAAGATGCCAAAAAGTGATCGGCGTTGGTTTTTTATCATCCACTTTTCGATTCTGTTTGTCTGTTTAATCAACAGTCATTAGCTTATTGTTCAACAATAAATTCATATTTGATTAACAATGTGGCCGTTTACTTCAACGATGGCCTGCTTATTGCTTAACAGACAACGTCATAATTCTAATAATGGAGTGAGTAAGATGGCAGCGCATGAAACTGAAAACCAATCCTTTGTTCAGAAGCGACGCTCATCGCTGATCGCGGCGATATTCCTGATGGCAACCTCAGCCATTGGGCCTGGATTTATCACCCAGACGGCCACCTTTACCGCGACCATGGGCTCGGCCTTTGCCTTCGGCATTATGGCTTCTATTGTCATCGACTTTGTGGTGCAGCAGAACATCTGGCGCGTCGTCACGGTCACGAAAATGCGCGCCTCCGATCTTGCTAACGAAACGCTGCCGGGTAGCGGTTATCTGTTATCCGTGCTGGTCATTTTTGGTGGGCTGGTGTTCAACATCGGCAATATTGCCGGTGCCGGTCTGGGTCTGAATGCCATGTTTGGCCTGGCCCCAAAGTGGGGGGGATTACTCAGCGCGCTACTGGCCATTTATATTTTCTCTTCCCGTCGCGCCAGCACCGCCATTGACCGTCTGATGATCGTCCTTGGCCTGGTCATGATTGCGCTCACGCTGTACGTGGCCTTCGTTTCCGGCCCGCCGGTGGGCGATGCCCTCTACCAGAGTGTCCTGCCGGATCACATTAATTTTGCCACTATTACCACTATCGTCGGCGGTACCGTTGGCGGCTACATCTCCTACGCCGGCGCGCACCGCCTGCTGGATAAAGGCATGGGCGGCGTGGAGAATATTCAGGCCGTCTCCTCCGGCGCGACAAAAGGCATACTGGTCGTTGGGTTAATGCGTTATATCCTGTTCCTCGCCGTGCTGGGTGTGGTTGCCAGCGGCGTCACGCTGGATATCTCCAGTCAGGTAGCAAACCCGGCGCTACAGGCATTTCAGCATGCGGTGGGTTCCTTCGGTGTTCAGCTCTTCGGCTTCATTTTCTGGGCTGCGGCGATTACCAGCGTGATTGGTGCGGCCTACACCTCTGTGACCTTCATGACGGTCTTTAATAAACAAATGGGCGAGCGCCAGCGCAGCATCGCGACGGTCATTTTTATCGCCGTCTCGCTGGTGGTTTACCTGATGTTAGGCACGGCTCCGGCGGCGCTGCTGGTCTTTGCCGGTGGTTTTAACGGCCTGATTTTACCTATCGGCATGACGCTCTTTATCTACGTGGGCTGGAAACGGGCCGATCTGATGGCGGGCTATCGTTATCCTCGCTGGCTGCTATGGATGGGGCTGTTAACCTGCGCGCTCACCTGGTATATGGGGGCGCTCTCCGTCGGCGCAATTTTTGATTTCCTGAAGATTGTCTAAGGAATAAAAGATGTTGAAAAAAATCGATTTAAACAGTGACTTAGGTGAAAGCTTTGGGCAGTGGAGCATGGGGGACGATGCGGCAATCCTCAGGCTGGTAAGCAGTGCCAACGTGGCCTGCGGCTTCCACGCCGGGTCTCCTGCCGGAATTTTAGAAACGCTGAAAGCCGCGAAGGCACAGCATGTGGTGGTGGGGGCGCACGTTGCATACCCGGACCTTGTTGGTTTTGGTCGTCGTAATATGGATGTGGCAAGCGATGAGCTAACCGCCGACGTCATTTACCAGATTGGCGCGCTTCAGGGGCTGGCCCGCGCGGCCGGCACAGAAGTGCGATATGTGAAGCCGCACGGCGCACTGTATAACACCATTGCTCACCATGAACGTCAGGCGCTGGCGGTTATCGACGCAATACTGGCGGTGGATCCGCAGCTACCGCTCGTGGGGCTGGCTGGCTCTCCGGTGCTGGCGTTGGCCCGGCAAAAAGGATTGAAAGTCATCTCCGAAGCTTTTGCTGACCGCGCCTACCATGCGGATGGCTCGCTGGTTTCACGCCGTGAGGCGGGGTCGGTGCTTCACGACGCCGGGCAGGTCGCTCAGCGTATGCTGCAGTTAATCACCGAAGGCGGCGTGGAATCTATCGAAGGGAAATTTACCCCGATAAACGCGGATTCAATTTGCGTACACGGTGACAGCCCCGGCGCTATTGCGATGGCGGCGGAGATCCGCAAGCTGCTTGAATCCCAGGGAATCGCTATTCGCTCATTTGTCCCGCAGCCCTGAGGAGCGTTTATGTCGACGTTAATGAAAGCCAGCAAGGAAGCGATAGCGGTCGCGCGTGAAGCCCGGCTAGCCATCCGCGAAGGGTTTGATAAGCCCACGGCAGGTATGGCGCCGGGAATGACCCAGGCGAATATGATTTGCCTGCCGCGAGAATGGGCGTTTGATTTCTTGCTCTATGCCCAGCGTAACCCGCAGAGCTGCCCGGTACTGGACGTTATTGAATCCGGCGGGCACCAAACCGTGCTGGCGGAAGCGGCGGATTTGCGAACCGATATCCCGCGTTATCGCGTCTGGAAACACGGCCAGCTTGTGGATGAAATTACCGATGCCCGCGCCGTGTGGGAACAGCACCCCGACCTGGTCACGTTTTTAATCGGCTGCAGCTTCACGTTTGAAACGCCGCTGCGCGAAGCCGGCATTGACGTTCGCCATATCACCGACGGCAGAAATGTGCCGATGTACAAAACCAACCGGCTGTGTCGCCCGGCCGGGCGTCTGCAGGGCGAGCTGGTGGTTTCTATGCGGCCGATTCCGGCGCACAGAGTCGCCGATGCGGTCATGATCAGCGGCCGCTTCCCGGCGGTACACGGGGCTCCTGTTCACGTTGGGGAGCCGCACCTGCTCGGCATCAACGATATTTCTCAACCAGACTTTGGCGACCCGGTGCGAATCGAGCCCGGAGAGATACCCGTTTTCTGGGCCTGCGGCGTAACGCCTCAGGCGGCGGTAATGAAGTCGGGCGTGCCTTTTGCCATCAGCCATGCGCCGGGACACATGTTTATCACCGACGTGCCGGATACGGCATGGCAGGGGAAATAACGTGAGATTTTTAGCCGTTAATCTAAGCAGTTTTTTGGTGGAACTCAGCTCGCTCGACGAAACGCTGGCGCTTTTTGATTCCCTGAGCGCCGCGCCAGAAAAAGGCATCGAAGAGATGATTCCTGCCGCCCGCACCTTGCTGATCCGCTTTTGCACCCGAGAAACCAGCCTGGC
This Klebsiella michiganensis DNA region includes the following protein-coding sequences:
- a CDS encoding glutamate-pyruvate aminotransferase: MADSSPKRRFSRIDRLPPYVFNITAELKMAARRRGEDIIDFSMGNPDGATPPHIVEKLCTVAQREDTHGYSTSRGIPRLRRAISRWYKDRYDVDIDPESEAIVTIGSKEGLAHLMLATLDHGDTVLVPNPSYPIHIYGAVIAGAQVRSVPLVEGVDFFAELERAIRESYPKPKMMILGFPSNPTAQCVELEFFEKVVALAKQYDVLVIHDLAYADIVYDGWKAPSIMEVPGARDVAVEFFTLSKSYNMAGWRIGFMVGNQELVSALARIKSYHDYGTFTPLQVAAIAALEGDQQCVRDIAEQYKRRRDVLVKGLHEAGWMVECPKASMYVWAKIPEQYAAMGSLEFAKKLLQEAKVCVSPGIGFGDYGDTHVRFALIENRDRIRQAVRGIKGMFRADGLLPPLPKNAAESTE
- a CDS encoding membrane protein, whose amino-acid sequence is MRVSAERCEVKYFLMGISVIVVLWAGTFFLMVE
- a CDS encoding cupin; translated protein: MIVSKENAEHYLWGGDCDGWHLLKDSALSVIHERMPAGRAEQRHYHSVAQQFFFVLSGALTMELEGERYVVPAGKGIPIPSQAKHQARNDSDKEIEFLVISQPTTRGDRVNLTMTE
- a CDS encoding DSBA oxidoreductase, giving the protein MTTTETASSGSPHTTSVRLLFAALMLVMLLAALDQTIVSTALPTIVGELGGLDRLSWVVTAYLLASTIVVPLYGKFGDLLGRKIVLQTAIVIFLLGSALCGLAQNMTQLILMRALQGLGGGGLLVVTMAAVGDAIPPADRGKYQGLFGGVFGLATVIGPLMGGFLVEHFSWRWIFYINLPLGIFALLVIGAVLKSQTSRIRHQIDFLGAGYLTISLTCLILFTSEGGTVMAWSDPQLWCIFAFFVVTLIGFIYEERLAIEPMIPLFLFRNRTFLLSCLIGFIIGMSLFGSMTFLPLYLQVVKFSTPSQAGMQMLPLMGGLILTSIISGRIISKIGRYRIFPIIGTLLSFIAMALLGTLKLDTPLPTLYLYVGLLGLGLGMVMQVLVLAVQNSVEIKLIGVATSSATLFRSIGGSIGVAAFGAVFTSVLRGNLETLIPEGTQLPRQLGAQAVHELPAAIRIDYLQAFGSAIHSVFIISAGVVGLGFILALFMKNEPLRK
- a CDS encoding GntR family transcriptional regulator, which gives rise to MNKEQPAQMLSEKIAETIRHKIIVGELVPGTRLSEAALSEQLDISRNTLREVFRMLTQEGLLRYEPNRGVYVAVPDMADILDIYRIRRLIECDALAHAYPLHPAVTKMEAAVEEAREHRQTSDWRSVGTANMKFHTAIVELADSDRLIRLYRNISAELRLAFGHLNDPEMLYAPYIEKNAHILALLNDGNNAQAAATLAEYLELSERTVLAAWSRHQQTH
- a CDS encoding membrane protein, with the translated sequence MAAHETENQSFVQKRRSSLIAAIFLMATSAIGPGFITQTATFTATMGSAFAFGIMASIVIDFVVQQNIWRVVTVTKMRASDLANETLPGSGYLLSVLVIFGGLVFNIGNIAGAGLGLNAMFGLAPKWGGLLSALLAIYIFSSRRASTAIDRLMIVLGLVMIALTLYVAFVSGPPVGDALYQSVLPDHINFATITTIVGGTVGGYISYAGAHRLLDKGMGGVENIQAVSSGATKGILVVGLMRYILFLAVLGVVASGVTLDISSQVANPALQAFQHAVGSFGVQLFGFIFWAAAITSVIGAAYTSVTFMTVFNKQMGERQRSIATVIFIAVSLVVYLMLGTAPAALLVFAGGFNGLILPIGMTLFIYVGWKRADLMAGYRYPRWLLWMGLLTCALTWYMGALSVGAIFDFLKIV